DNA sequence from the Candidatus Kaistella beijingensis genome:
TTCATAGTGGTGACTTTATAGGATTAAAATTAATTCAAAAGACTCCTATTTACAAGACGTTCAATTATTGGACAGCCCATAAACAGGTAGTTTCTGATAAATTCGGTTACCCTAATAAGGCAATATTTTGGGTAACCGAATTTATCCCCTACGAAATGCAAAAAATTGTAATTTTTATGATGCCGAAAAAACAAAAACCCTCTAAATCATACGATTTAAAGGGTTTTGTAAGGTTTTGCCTTTTAAGTGGCGATCCGGACGGGACTCGAACCCGCGACCTCCGCCGTGACAGGGCGGCATTCTAACCAGCTGAACTACCGGATCTTCCTCAAGAAATATGGTTTCTTTCTTTTTGGTGAGTGCAAAAATACAACTTTTATCATATCCCACAAATAATTTCCAAAAAAAATGCTCTCCAAAAAAGGAAAGCACTCATTTTCAAGTAAATTATTTTCTATAAATGTGCAGAAAGTTTTTCCGCAATGGTTTCTTTCGGTGCAACTCCTACAATTTTATCAACTACTTCACCATTTTTGAAGATCAAAACTGTGGGAATATTTCTGATGCCATAATCTACAGAAACTTGTTGATTGTTATCCACATCTACTTTTCCAACTACCGCTTTTCCTTCGAAATCTGCCGCTACTTCCTCAATAATCGGTCCCAACATTCTACATGGTCCACACCAAACTGCCCAAAAATCAACCAATACTGGTTTATCTGAATTCAGAACCATCTCCTGAAATGACTGATCTGTAATTTCTAATGCCATTTTTCTATTTTTTAATTATAATTCTTACGCAAATTTACAACTTTCCTGCCAATTTTTAACGCGGTTTATCTATGTTCAAAATTTGTTTTTTCTATTTCAAAGGATGAAGAAATTTCTTTTAAGGCATCCACCAAAACATCAATTTGTTCCGTTGTTGTCAGATGACTGAAAGAAATTCGCAACGGTGTTGAATTCTGCATTTCTTCCTCATCCAGAATCATCATCATGACCATAGATGGTTTTGACGCACCAGATGAACACGCGCTTCCTTGTGAAACTGCTATTCCTTTCATATCCAACTTTAATCCAATCATTGGGTCTTTGAAAGGCAGCAATGCACTTACAAGAGTGTATAAACTTTTATCTTTTTCCGCGCTTCTTCCATTAAATTTAATTCCTGGAATTTCTGCACTTAATCGCTCAATTGTATAATCTTTAATTGCTTGAATGTATGAAGCGTATTCGGTGATATTGTTCAATGAAATTTCCAAAGCTTTACCTAAACCTACAATTCCGCAAACGTTTTCGGTTCCTGCTCTTAAAGTTCTTTCCTGTGGTCCACCAGTAATAATTCCCTTTAAACCTGAAGATTTTCTTACAAAAGCAAAACCGATTCCTTTCGGACCATGAAATTTGTGCGCGCTGCATGAAGCAAAATCTAAAGGAATTTCAGAAAAATCCAATTTCATGTGCGCCATCGACTGTACCGTGTCAGTATGAAAAAGCGCTTTGTTTTCTTTGCAGATTTCTGCTACTTTTTTTAGGTCAATCAAGTTTCCTATTTCATTGTTGGCGTGCATTAAACTCACCAAAGTTTTCTTTTCAGAATTTTTCAGCAGTTCCTCTAATTTATTTAAATCAAGATCCCCTTTCTGATCAGGACGAAGGTAAACCACCTCAACTCCCCGTCTTTTCTTCATGTCCAAAACCGTTTCTGCAACGCATTTATGTTCCATTGGAGAAGTAATGATTCTTTCCACCCCCAAATGATTGACGCAGGATTTGATAATCATATTATTGGACTCGGTTCCACAGCTGGTGAAAATGATTTCGGCGGGAGTAACGTGAAGATAATCAGCAACTTCTCTCCTTACGTTTTCAATAAGAATTTTCGCTTCCTGGCCGAAACTGTGCGTTGATGACGGATTACCGAAATTCACTTTCATCACGTCCACCATTGCATCAATTACTTCTTCGGAAAGCGGCGTTGTTGCTGCGTTATCCAAATATATTTTATCCATTTTACTTTTATTGAAAAACTGATTTATTTGTGAAATTTTTCGGGAACTAATTTAATGAAAAAATTCAAAGTGACTTTCATTTGCCCATTCTAGCATCTCCTTGTCTCCCGAAGTATCTCCGAAAGCAATTGTTTTATCGAATTTTTTGCCTTGAAGCGCTTCCTTAATCCTATGAACTTTCTCTCCACCGTTGCAATTATTTCCCACAAAATTGCCAGTGAAAATATCATTCTTGAATTCTGCTCTTGTTGCCAATAAATTCATCTTAAATTTTTCTGCAAATGGCTTTACCCAAATATCGAGAGAAGCAGTAACGAGATAGCTTTCCGTATGTTCTCTGTCAATATTTTGAATGAATTCTATGGCGTTTTCTCTGATGATCTCGGGATAATATTTTTCAAAAAACTGCTGAGATTTCTCTTCGATTTTTGTTTTTGATTGCCCTTTTAAAATGGATGAAATAAAGCTTTTTTTAACTTTTTCGGCACTGGCTAATTTTAATTTCAATAAAATAAAAAGCGGAATATGTTTCAGAAACTGAAAATTAAATTTCGCGGAATTGTAGAATTTAAGATACAAAAACATGGTGTCTTTGTAGGTTAAAGTTCCGTCAAAATCAAAAAAATACAACTTTTTCATCAGTAATAAGCAATGAGCAATGAGTAATATATTTTGTGAATCTACAGCTTCAATTTCTTAAAAATAAATTCTGGAATGTTTTTAATAATCAACATAATGATTGACCAAATTGGCAAAACATAAGCCACGTTTTTTTGACTTTTATATGCTTTATAAATACTTTCCGCTGCTTGTTTTGGTGTTGCAGTGAGTTTGGGATTTAGAGGCAGACCTTCTGTCATTTTCGTGTCCATGAACCCAGGTTTTACGGTCATCACGTGGACTTTTTTATCGTAAAGATAATTTCTCAATCCACTTAAATAAGCAGTTAATCCCGCTTTTGCACTTCCGTAGATGAAATTGCTTTGTCTTCCCCGATCACCTGCAACAGATGATAAAACAATCATGTTTCCTGAGCGTTGTCTTTCCATTTTTTCGGCAAAGAAATTGAGAACGGGAACAAGTTTTGCGTAATTGATATCGATGATTCTTTCTGTATTTTTATTGTCGTAAAGTCCTTCTTCTGTTCCTTCGCCCAGATAACCGGTTGCGCAGAAAAGCAGGTCAGAAGTGATGTCGTCAAATTTCGTGTAGTCGATTTCCTTCATCAAATCGAGTTCGATGATTTCAGATTGCTGAAAATATTTTACATCAATATGCTTTGCAAATTTCTCCGTAGTTTCCTTATTGGAAGTAAAAAGAAAAATGGTTGAATATTTTCCACCTGCTTCCAAAACCTTTTCTACAAAGGATTGTGCGACTTCTGAATTGCTTCCGAGTATAATCATGAGTAATGCGTAATAAGCAATGAGTAATTTTGGTAATTGCTCAATACCTACTAATTGTTATTAATAATTCTTTTATGTTGGAGTGAAACGAATTTCGGGTTTTGAACATTTTGCAGATAGTTCGTCAACGAAGATTTGCTCATGGAATCTTTGGTAAGATATATTCTTCCTCCAAATTCCTCCACGATTGCATCAAGTTTCTCTACCAAATTTTTCAGTTTTGAATTCACTTTAAAATCCAAAGCCAAAGTGTAACCTTCAAATGGGAATGAATTATAAGCTTCTGGATTATTTTTTCCGAAAAGTTTTAAAACTGCTAAAAAAGAACCGTTCCCACTTTTGGCGATGGTTTCTAAAATACGCTTCATACCTTCCTTTCCTTTTTCTTTCGGAATCACCATTTGGTACTGGATGAAACCTGTTTTTCCGTAAATTTTATTCCAGTCATTAACTGCATCCAAAGGATAAAAGAATGTTTCGTAATCAATATAATTCTTAATTTCTTTGGAGCGTTGTTTATTGAAATACAGAAAGTTAAATAGTTTTACCGTCAAATTATTCAAAACAAAATTGGGGAAATAAAAAGGAACGGTTGGGCTAAATTTCTTTTTCAGTCTTAAAGGATTTTCCTGAAGTTTTTTTGGCAATTGATGCTTAAATGCATGTTCACCACGCATCATGATACTTCTGCCAATATTTTTTCCGGTTTGTAAGCAATCAATCCAAGCGACGTTGTAAGTCCAGGATTCACTTTCTTCAAACAGTTTGAAAATCTCGTCCAAATTTTCCGCTTTGATACTTTCTTGTCTTATGTAGGCGGTTTCAATGTTCTTTAGCTTGAATTTTGCGGAAAGGATAATTCCAGTAAGTCCCATTCCACCAATTGTTGACCAAAATTTTTCAGAATTTTCTTCTCTGGAACATTTTAAAACTTCACCGTTTTCGTTCAGCAAACTAAATTCTATAACATACTCTGAAAAACAGCCTTCTGCATGATGATTTTTACCGTGAACATCGGATGCAATTGCTCCACCAACGGAAATAAACTTTGTTCCCGGTGTTACATACAAAAAATATCCCTGTGGAACAACGACCTCCAAAATGTCTGAAAGCAAAACGCCCGATTCACACTCAATAATTCCATTTAGGCGATCGAAACTGATGAACTTGTTTAGTCTTTTGGTAGAAAAAATGTGCTCTGAAAGTGATGCGTCACCGTAACATCTTCCGTTTCCTCGTGCGATGATTTCGTTGTTTGATTTTACGAAATCTTTGATTTTCTGTAGAGAATCTTCAGACTTTACTTCTTTTTCCACGACCGGAAAATTTCCCCAATTCGTGACTTTCTGTGTAAAATTCGGTTTCATTATTTGAAATAAATTTGAAGTAAAAAGGCAACCAGCCAGAGTACTAAAGTGCCCTGAATATACCTGTCTTTATAGATAATTTTTGTGGGGGATTCGGTTTTATTATACACTAAAGTCTGCTGCAGATATCGTAAAAAAGCAAAAACCACGAAGATCACCGTATAAAAAACACGTGGGTGAAAACGCTGCTGAACTTCTGGCGAAAGCGTAAACATCAAATAGCAAACAATCGCCAAAGCGCAGCTAATAGAAAGCGCAATGTCTGCAAACTGAACATTGTAACCGTCGAGAGCTTTTCTGGTTCTGCCTGAAATCTGCGCATTGATGAGCTCTCCCCTTCTTTTTCCGATCGCCAAAACCAGCGCCAGAACAAAAGTTAATAAAATCGCCCATTGTGAAATGAAAATCCCAGTTGCATAACCTCCCGCTAAAACCCGCAATACAAAACCAATAGCTATGATGCAGACGTCTACAATGGCAACATGCTTTAGCTTAAAAGTATAAGCAATGTTCATTAGAAAGTAAAAAATAATGATGGTGGCAAACTTCCAGAAATTTTGATGGAAATATTGTTCACCAAAAAATATCAGGCCTACACCAATTGCAATAACAAAAAGCAATATTCCTATTGCACCGCTTTTGGAAATCGCACCGCTTGCCAAAGGACGATTCTTTTTTTCAGGATGTTTTTTGTCCGATTCAATATCCGAATAATCGTTGATGATGTAAATAGAACTGGCTGCGAGCGAAAAAACCACAAAAGCAAAAATGCTTTTCATCAAAAGGCCTAAGTTGGTAATATTGCCGGAAAAAAACAAAGGTGCAAAAACGAAAAAGTTTTTCACCCATTGTTCAATCCTTAATAGTTTGAGATATTTCGCCATCCGTGTTATAATCAGCTACAAAATTAATGAATTTTAAATAAAAAAAATCCGCCCGAGCGGATTTAAGTATTGTTGATATAATTTGGGGTTTAGTTACCTTCTTGAGCGTCGTTGATCATCTTTTCATTAGCGGTAATTGCAAACTCCACTCTCCTATTTTGAGCTCTACCTGCTTCGGTATCGTTGCTTGCAATTGGACTTGCTTCACCCATTCCCATTGTGTTCATTCTGCTTGAAGCAATACCTTTCGAAATAAGGTAAGCTTTTACAGACGCTGCTCTTCTGTCCGACAAACTTAAATTATATTCATCGGTACCTTTAGAGTCGGTATAACCATAAATATTGATGTTAGTGTCCGGATTGTTGATCAAAACTTCTGCAAGTTTATCCAAATTTGCCTTTGCCAATGGTTGAAGATCTGATTTATCGAAGGCAAAGTTAACCATGTTTTCTTTTAAAGTCACTTTTATACCTTCACCAACTCTTTCTACTTCCGCTCCTGGTAAAGTTTCCTTAATTTCCTTGGCTTGTTTGTCCATTTTTCTGCCGATCACATTACCAGCAACTCCACCAACAACCCCACCTAGAACAGCTCCGATTGGAGCGTTTCCTCCTTTACCTATGTTATTCCCTAAAACACCTCCGATTACAGCTCCAGCTGCAGTACCAATAACGGTCCCTCTTTGTTGGTTGTTTGAATTTTTCACTGCTTCACAGCTTGTCATTACCAACGAAGTTGAGATGAAAAGTGCAGCAATATTTGTTTTGTTAAAAAGTTTCATAATTTGAAATTTTATTATTCTTTAATTAAATGAAGAAATCTAAACAGACTTCTACCATTCTATTTTGTTTTCATTGAAGTTCTTTGAAAATTGTATACGATTGTAACGTTTTGACCAGCAGACATTACATTATCGACCAAAGAAAATTGATCTGTTGTTTGGTTTTGTAAAGTTAATGAATACCCTTGAGTTACTGCTTTTGCTTTAGAACCTTCAAGAATTTTTTTGAATTTGAATTCATTTCCGTTTACTACCTCAAATTTAATTGGCATTACTACACTTGGACATGAACCACCACCATTTAAAGTGTAGGAACCAGTCCAGTTGTTAGGGATTAAAGTCCAGTGACTTCCTACGAAACATTGTGCATCTGCACCTTCATCAAATGGTTTTACTTTAAAGTTTTTGTCGTAATCAATACTTGTGAGTTCCCAATCACCTTTCAATTTTAGAAATTCGGCTCTGTTTTCCTGTGCAGTTTTTGCATTTTTCACACCGGAACAAGAAACGGTGAAAGCCGCCGCCAAAATTCCGCTAAGTAATAAATTTTTCATAGTAGTAATATTAATTGTTTTAATATTTACAAAAAACCGTGCCATTTTAATTAAAACCACAAAAAAAGTCCAAATTAACGGACTTTATTAAATAGTGATCTTCACTTTATTTTCTTTTTACCACTTTTTTCACTGGCTTTTTCACATTTTTTTTAACCATTGTAGGTTTTGTATCATTCTGTGATGGTGAAGCTTTGTAGAAATTTGTGAAAGCATATTCCGCTGCTTTTCTCAAATCTATTACTCCGCCTGCTTCAGAAATCAAATCGAATCTGTTGTTGGTGTTTGAATTAATCATCGCATTTACAGAAGATTTATTTACGGTTTTTACCAAAGATTCAATAATTTGTTCCGGTTTCAAATTCGGCATGTAAGCTAAGAGAACCGAAGCTGCTCCTGCTACAACCGGAGAAGCCATCGAAGTTCCCTGAAGATATTCATACTTTCCATCAGGAACCGTTGAATAAATCTTTTCTCCCGGCGCAAAAACATTCACCATTTTTTGGTTATAGTTGGAGAAATTTGCTCTCAAAAATTCATTGTCATTGGTGGAAGCTCCTACAACAATCATGTTATTGATGAATGGTTTCGCGTCATTAACATCTTTAAAGTTGGTTGGGAAATACTGACTCTCAAAAATATTTTCATTTTCGTTTCCTGCTGCTTTCACCAAAAGAACACCTTTGTCATGAGCATATTTGAAAGCATCCCAAACTACATTTTTCCCCGGTGAAACAGGTTTCCCAAAACTCATGTTTAAGATTTTCGCACCATTGTCAACTGCGTAACGAATTGCGTTTGCAACATCTTTATCTCTTTCATCACCATCTGGAACGGCACGAACAGTCATAATTTTTGCCGTTTTGTAACCCACTCCGTACTGGATTTCATTTCCTTGCGGATAACCTGCGATGATTCCGGCAACGTGAGTTCCGTGTTTTGCGTCAGGACCTTCGAAATGGTTGTTTCCGTAATATTTCTGGGTATAATCTTCGTAATTATCGCCCACGATTTCTGCACGTGGATCGTAATCTAAATTATACTGTTTTGTAGCTTGTGGACCATAATAATCCAAAGCTTCCTTCATTTGAGCATCCAAAAATTTCTGAACTTCCGCAGGAGATTTTCCTTTCACAGAGGGATCTTGTGCAATTTGCCCCAAAACTGAAGCTGCCATTGCCTGTTCTTGAGTGGTTGGTTTAATTGCAGCAACAACTTCGGGAGTTAAATTTTGACCATTTAACATGGCAACCATACCCGGAATCATTTTCTGAATTCTTGAATACGTTTCGTAACCTTGTTTTGCTTCAATGCTTTTCTTGTTGAAAAGATCTTTGGATTTCATGTACATTGCAAATTCTTCTGGCATTTTTACCTGATTTGCTTTGTTGGCCGCTGAATTTGCTCCTTCAAAAATCGGTTGGTATTTTTTTACGACACGCGTAACTTCCATGTTATCAACATCTACATCTCCATTTTTTCCACCTGCGAAATTCCATCCGTAAACATCGTCGATGTAGCCGTTTCCGTCATCGTCTTTTCCGTTGTTTGGAACTTCGTTTGGATTTTTCCACATGTTTTTGATTAAACCTGGATGGTCAACTTCTACTCCACTGTCTAGAACTCCAACAATCACGGGTTTTGGTTTCAAACCTTTCGATTCCAAATATTTGTATGCATTTTGAGTATTTACTCCGTAAACATTTGCCGCAGAAAAATCTTTATGATACCAAGTCATCAAATCCTTATCTTTCATCGGGTCTAAAGTCGTTTCCGCAGTTTGTGCAAAAGATGCAAAACCTGTCATAAAACAAGCCGCAATCAGTATTTTTTTCATATTATATTATTTTGTTTTGATATTTTTTAAATAAGTCAAAGATTCGGGTCCTTTGTTACAAATCAGGTCAAGAATTGAAAGGTCTTTCTCAAATCCCATCTTATCGGAAAAAGTTTGATAATAATCATCCATTGCGTATTCTGACGCCTGTTTTGCTGAAAATTTTTCCCTGAAATCTTCACCTTCAAAATTTTTGACATATTCATCACTCAAAGAATATGCCTTTTCTGTTTTCAGAATGTTTTGGATGATTTTTAAAGCGTTCAAGTTAAATTCAACTAAAGAATTTGTTTGAAAACTGAAAATATCTTCCATTTTATTTTCGTAAAACTCAAAGTAAGGGGAACTTTGATAAGCTGTCTTTATCGATTTCCAATGAAGTTTTCTCCAATTTTCTCTGTCCGAAATCTCAAGTTCTTTCAACACTCTTTTTCCGTTATGGTTTATTGGAATAATTAATGACAATCTTCCGTTTGCTCCATAAATATTGCATCGGTTGCGATAAGTTTGCTTCGGAAAATTTTCAAACTGTTCTAAAATGATTTCGTTTTCTTCCTTTAAAAATTCGGAAAACCATGAAATTGGCGGGAGATAAAATAGGGGTAATAATATTTTCATTTTTTAATAAATTTTGGCTAAAGCCAAAGATTTTTCTTTCTAAAAAAACGGGCTAAAGCCCGTTCCTATTGATGATTGACAAACTTTCATTTAATCGCAGAACTTCTTTCTAGCCCCGATTGAACGGCGTGTTTGAGCTCTTTTTGCTTGCGATGATATTAGCTTGGCGCAAAAAAGCGAGTAGTGAAAGCGGGAAACAGCTCCTAAAAAATCTACTCTTCTGTTTCTTTTTTCTTGAATAATTTCATGATGTAATCCCAACCGAAAAACAGCACCAAAACCAAAACAGCAACCCACCAATAGGAAGTTTTGTTGGCTTCTCCCGTATTTGTTGCCTTGAACATTCTGTCCCAACGAATTTTGGTCGGCGCTTGATAAGACGAACCGGCGTCTTTAAACAATCCTTCCACGCTCATCCAAGTAAACATAGGCTTTCCGACGATATTTTCTTCAGGAACGAAACCGAAAAATCTTGCATCCAAAGAAGCATCGCGGTTGTCACCAATCATCATATAATAATCCTGTTTGATGGTGTATTTATTGGTTTCCTGACCATTGACAAAAATTTTTCCGTTTTTGTTTTCGAGTTTGTTGTGTTCGTATTCGGAGATAATCCACTGATATTCAGGTAAAGTTTCTTGATTTAAAGTCACCACATCTCCTTTTTTCGGGATTTTTAAAGGACCGTACCAATCTTGGTTCCACTTTTTGTTGATGGGGAAAATCGATTGAGTGGTGTCGATTTTCTTGGTGTACGCATCTCTTTCTGCATTTAATTTATAACCAACCGCCGCAGAATCTTTTGGCCAAACGTGTTCTTCCATTTTAATAATTTGTGGAAGCGCCTTTATTTCTTTCGCAGTTTCATCCGTCAAACCTTGAAAATCATAAAGGTAACCGTTTTGAGTTTGAATTTCCTGAAGCGGCAAAAATCCGTATTTGTTGTACAAAGCAGGAACATCTAATTGACTGCCAGTTTGCGCAATGTATTTGTGCTGTACTTTTTGATCGCCTAAAACGGTTTCAGCTTTTCCGTTGACGAAAAGGCGTCCCGCTCTCATTTCAATTACGTCTCCTGCAACTGCGACGCATCTTTTCACATAAGGATCTTTTCTGTCAATCGCTGTGTGCACCGAATCTTGCGGATAATTGAAAACGACAATATCGTTTTTCTGCGGCTTGTTGAATTGCAACAATCTTGAATATGGGAGCTTCACCGCATCGACGTAAGATTTTGGGTCGTCTTTAGGATTTCCTTTTTGACCTGTATCCATAATTGTTCCCTGCAAAAAAGGGATTGCTAAAGGTCGCATCGGCATTCTATAACCGTAACTCCATTTGTTTACAAAAAGGAAATCTCCAACTAAAAGTGTTCTTTCCATTGAACCTGTCGGAATTCCAAAAGGCTGGGTTAAGAAAACGTGGATGATGGTTGCAAAAACCACCGCAAAGGTGATGGAACCAAGAAAGGATTCTTTCTTTTTCTCCTTTTTTTCGTCTTCGGTTAAATAAAGTTCGTCTTCGGTTTCAACTTCTGCATCTTTTGAATAATTCACAATTGCCATGTAAATAAACGGAAGAATTACGGTCAATAATTTTTGTGTAAAACCCGATTTCCCAAAATGTTTCATTAAAAACAAATGAAAAACCGTCATCATAATCGGTCCCACAATCGGAAGATAAGCCATTGCAACCCACCATTTCGGATGCTTGGTTTCTTTCTGAATGATGAAATAATTGTAAAACGGCACAAACGCAAAAAGCGGATTGTAACCCATTTTTTTGAACAATTTCCACGTTGAAATCCCCATCAATAGTGAAAGAATGATAACATAAACGGAATAGATTAGAAAGTAATTCATATTTTTTGGCTTTCAGCGTTCAGCAATTTGCTTTCGGCGTTGTGTTTAGATTAGTTTATTAGTTGTGGCTTTTGTTACAAAACATGAGCAATGAGTAATTAGTAATGAGCAATATTCTAAAAACATCAAATTTATTACCTATTGCTGATTGCTTATTAATTATGAAAAAAGTACATCTTTCATTGAAAAGTTTCCTTTTTTTCCTTGAATCCATTCTGCGGCAATGACTGCTCCTAAAGCAAATCCGTTTCTATTGAAGGCGGTGTGTTTGATTTCTATTTCATCCACTTCGCTTCGGTAGAAAATACTGTGCGTTCCGGGAACCTCATCTTCGCGAATGGCAAAAATTCCGAGTTTGTTTCCTTTGGTTTCATCCAATTTCCAAGCGTCGAAACGATGGTCGTTTTTAATAATTCCTTCTGCCAAAGAAATCGCAGTTCCACTTGGTGCGTCTTTTTTATGGGTGTGATGAATTTCTTCCAACTGAACTTTATACTCAGAGAAGTTTTTCATCAAATCTGCCAACTTTTCATTTAAGGCAAAAAACAAATTCACGCCCAAACTGAAATTTGAACCATATAAAAATGCAGTCTCGTTTTCGGTTGCAATTTTTTCGATTTCAGGTTTTTGGTCGAGCCAACCTGTTGTTCCACAAACTACCGGAATTTTATTTTCGAGGCAAATTTTAATATTGTTAAAAGCCACTTCAGGATTAGAAAACTCTATGACCACATCGGGATTGTTCAGGTTTTCCAAAGTTGGAGATTCGTTCAGTTTTGCTACAACTTCGTGACCACGACTTTCGGCAATTTCACCGATGATTTTACCCATTTTTCCGTATCCAACTAATGCAATCTTCATATATTTTGTTTGATATTATTTGAACTTATTTGATGTTGTTTGAAATCAATTATCATTTATCAATCATCATTGATAATTTAGAATCTATAATTAAAGGAAAGTCCCGCTTTTGAAGATTGATTTCCAAATTCATCAAAAATAATCGCAGGTTTCAAAGCCAAATCGGGGTCTTTTCTTCCTTCGTACAAATGTGCGTCAACAACGGCATCCACAATATTCAGAACGTAAATTAATCCCGTGACTGCAATCGCGTAATCTCGCTGTCTTTTCGCTCTGTCCTGTGTTCTTCCCAAAGCTTCGGCAGTGATTCCGGGAAT
Encoded proteins:
- a CDS encoding OmpA family protein; amino-acid sequence: MKLFNKTNIAALFISTSLVMTSCEAVKNSNNQQRGTVIGTAAGAVIGGVLGNNIGKGGNAPIGAVLGGVVGGVAGNVIGRKMDKQAKEIKETLPGAEVERVGEGIKVTLKENMVNFAFDKSDLQPLAKANLDKLAEVLINNPDTNINIYGYTDSKGTDEYNLSLSDRRAASVKAYLISKGIASSRMNTMGMGEASPIASNDTEAGRAQNRRVEFAITANEKMINDAQEGN
- a CDS encoding decaprenyl-phosphate phosphoribosyltransferase, producing MAKYLKLLRIEQWVKNFFVFAPLFFSGNITNLGLLMKSIFAFVVFSLAASSIYIINDYSDIESDKKHPEKKNRPLASGAISKSGAIGILLFVIAIGVGLIFFGEQYFHQNFWKFATIIIFYFLMNIAYTFKLKHVAIVDVCIIAIGFVLRVLAGGYATGIFISQWAILLTFVLALVLAIGKRRGELINAQISGRTRKALDGYNVQFADIALSISCALAIVCYLMFTLSPEVQQRFHPRVFYTVIFVVFAFLRYLQQTLVYNKTESPTKIIYKDRYIQGTLVLWLVAFLLQIYFK
- a CDS encoding S8 family serine peptidase, which codes for MKKILIAACFMTGFASFAQTAETTLDPMKDKDLMTWYHKDFSAANVYGVNTQNAYKYLESKGLKPKPVIVGVLDSGVEVDHPGLIKNMWKNPNEVPNNGKDDDGNGYIDDVYGWNFAGGKNGDVDVDNMEVTRVVKKYQPIFEGANSAANKANQVKMPEEFAMYMKSKDLFNKKSIEAKQGYETYSRIQKMIPGMVAMLNGQNLTPEVVAAIKPTTQEQAMAASVLGQIAQDPSVKGKSPAEVQKFLDAQMKEALDYYGPQATKQYNLDYDPRAEIVGDNYEDYTQKYYGNNHFEGPDAKHGTHVAGIIAGYPQGNEIQYGVGYKTAKIMTVRAVPDGDERDKDVANAIRYAVDNGAKILNMSFGKPVSPGKNVVWDAFKYAHDKGVLLVKAAGNENENIFESQYFPTNFKDVNDAKPFINNMIVVGASTNDNEFLRANFSNYNQKMVNVFAPGEKIYSTVPDGKYEYLQGTSMASPVVAGAASVLLAYMPNLKPEQIIESLVKTVNKSSVNAMINSNTNNRFDLISEAGGVIDLRKAAEYAFTNFYKASPSQNDTKPTMVKKNVKKPVKKVVKRK
- a CDS encoding WbqC family protein, with the protein product MKILLPLFYLPPISWFSEFLKEENEIILEQFENFPKQTYRNRCNIYGANGRLSLIIPINHNGKRVLKELEISDRENWRKLHWKSIKTAYQSSPYFEFYENKMEDIFSFQTNSLVEFNLNALKIIQNILKTEKAYSLSDEYVKNFEGEDFREKFSAKQASEYAMDDYYQTFSDKMGFEKDLSILDLICNKGPESLTYLKNIKTK
- a CDS encoding lipocalin family protein; translation: MKNLLLSGILAAAFTVSCSGVKNAKTAQENRAEFLKLKGDWELTSIDYDKNFKVKPFDEGADAQCFVGSHWTLIPNNWTGSYTLNGGGSCPSVVMPIKFEVVNGNEFKFKKILEGSKAKAVTQGYSLTLQNQTTDQFSLVDNVMSAGQNVTIVYNFQRTSMKTK
- a CDS encoding FAD-binding oxidoreductase — encoded protein: MKPNFTQKVTNWGNFPVVEKEVKSEDSLQKIKDFVKSNNEIIARGNGRCYGDASLSEHIFSTKRLNKFISFDRLNGIIECESGVLLSDILEVVVPQGYFLYVTPGTKFISVGGAIASDVHGKNHHAEGCFSEYVIEFSLLNENGEVLKCSREENSEKFWSTIGGMGLTGIILSAKFKLKNIETAYIRQESIKAENLDEIFKLFEESESWTYNVAWIDCLQTGKNIGRSIMMRGEHAFKHQLPKKLQENPLRLKKKFSPTVPFYFPNFVLNNLTVKLFNFLYFNKQRSKEIKNYIDYETFFYPLDAVNDWNKIYGKTGFIQYQMVIPKEKGKEGMKRILETIAKSGNGSFLAVLKLFGKNNPEAYNSFPFEGYTLALDFKVNSKLKNLVEKLDAIVEEFGGRIYLTKDSMSKSSLTNYLQNVQNPKFVSLQHKRIINNN
- a CDS encoding HAD-IB family hydrolase — protein: MKKLYFFDFDGTLTYKDTMFLYLKFYNSAKFNFQFLKHIPLFILLKLKLASAEKVKKSFISSILKGQSKTKIEEKSQQFFEKYYPEIIRENAIEFIQNIDREHTESYLVTASLDIWVKPFAEKFKMNLLATRAEFKNDIFTGNFVGNNCNGGEKVHRIKEALQGKKFDKTIAFGDTSGDKEMLEWANESHFEFFH
- the trxA gene encoding thioredoxin, translating into MALEITDQSFQEMVLNSDKPVLVDFWAVWCGPCRMLGPIIEEVAADFEGKAVVGKVDVDNNQQVSVDYGIRNIPTVLIFKNGEVVDKIVGVAPKETIAEKLSAHL
- a CDS encoding cysteine desulfurase family protein, producing MDKIYLDNAATTPLSEEVIDAMVDVMKVNFGNPSSTHSFGQEAKILIENVRREVADYLHVTPAEIIFTSCGTESNNMIIKSCVNHLGVERIITSPMEHKCVAETVLDMKKRRGVEVVYLRPDQKGDLDLNKLEELLKNSEKKTLVSLMHANNEIGNLIDLKKVAEICKENKALFHTDTVQSMAHMKLDFSEIPLDFASCSAHKFHGPKGIGFAFVRKSSGLKGIITGGPQERTLRAGTENVCGIVGLGKALEISLNNITEYASYIQAIKDYTIERLSAEIPGIKFNGRSAEKDKSLYTLVSALLPFKDPMIGLKLDMKGIAVSQGSACSSGASKPSMVMMMILDEEEMQNSTPLRISFSHLTTTEQIDVLVDALKEISSSFEIEKTNFEHR
- a CDS encoding SDR family NAD(P)-dependent oxidoreductase, encoding MIILGSNSEVAQSFVEKVLEAGGKYSTIFLFTSNKETTEKFAKHIDVKYFQQSEIIELDLMKEIDYTKFDDITSDLLFCATGYLGEGTEEGLYDNKNTERIIDINYAKLVPVLNFFAEKMERQRSGNMIVLSSVAGDRGRQSNFIYGSAKAGLTAYLSGLRNYLYDKKVHVMTVKPGFMDTKMTEGLPLNPKLTATPKQAAESIYKAYKSQKNVAYVLPIWSIIMLIIKNIPEFIFKKLKL